A window from Gammaproteobacteria bacterium encodes these proteins:
- the rsxA gene encoding electron transport complex subunit RsxA — translation MSDYLLLFVGTVLVNNFVLVKFLGLCPFMGVSSRMETATGMALATTFVLTIASVASYLVDHYLLIPFDLLYLRTMSFILVIAATVQFTEMVIHKTAPVLYQLLGIYLPLITTNCAVLGVALLNVNENHNFVGSFVYGFGASVGFSLVLILFAGIRERLQAANIPKSFEGAAIAMVTAGLMSLAFMGFSGLVKG, via the coding sequence ATGAGCGATTATCTACTCCTGTTTGTCGGAACGGTGCTCGTCAACAATTTCGTGCTCGTCAAATTTTTGGGCTTATGTCCCTTTATGGGTGTGTCCAGCCGAATGGAAACCGCGACAGGCATGGCGCTCGCTACGACTTTTGTCCTGACGATTGCCTCTGTGGCCAGTTATCTCGTTGACCACTACCTGCTTATCCCTTTTGATTTGCTTTATTTGCGCACCATGAGCTTTATCCTGGTCATTGCCGCCACGGTGCAGTTCACCGAGATGGTGATTCACAAGACGGCGCCCGTGCTCTACCAACTGCTTGGTATCTACCTGCCGCTCATCACCACCAATTGCGCAGTGCTTGGGGTGGCCCTGCTCAATGTCAATGAAAACCACAACTTTGTTGGATCGTTCGTTTATGGCTTCGGCGCATCCGTGGGTTTTAGTTTGGTGTTAATCCTATTTGCTGGCATTCGAGAAAGACTACAAGCGGCGAACATTCCGAAATCATTTGAGGGCGCAGCCATCGCGATGGTCACGGCAGGCTTGATGTCATTAGCGTTTATGGGCTTTTCCGGACTGGTTAAGGGGTAA
- the rsxB gene encoding electron transport complex subunit RsxB, which produces MDILTAVLIGLGMGAFIGALLGYASTKFKVEGNPLVEEVDRLLPQTQCGQCGYPGCKPYAEALVEGDDINKCVPGGEATMQAIADLLGRTPQPLDASKQKEGDTVVYIREAECIGCTKCIQACPVDAIVGAAKHMHTVLEDVCTGCDLCIPVCPVDCIEVRPARHRPSMSDAPKWRQGDSPIEIIPVKWTTQ; this is translated from the coding sequence GTGGACATATTGACCGCTGTGTTGATTGGACTTGGTATGGGTGCCTTCATAGGGGCCCTATTGGGTTATGCCTCGACCAAGTTCAAAGTTGAAGGCAATCCACTCGTCGAAGAAGTGGATCGCCTGCTGCCACAAACCCAGTGTGGACAATGTGGTTACCCGGGTTGTAAACCTTATGCCGAAGCACTCGTCGAAGGCGATGATATCAATAAGTGTGTGCCTGGCGGCGAAGCCACCATGCAGGCCATCGCAGACCTGCTCGGTCGAACGCCGCAACCGCTGGACGCATCAAAACAAAAAGAAGGTGACACGGTCGTTTATATTCGGGAAGCCGAATGCATCGGCTGTACAAAGTGCATTCAGGCCTGTCCCGTCGATGCCATTGTGGGGGCAGCTAAGCACATGCACACCGTGCTAGAGGACGTCTGTACGGGCTGCGATCTCTGTATCCCTGTTTGTCCAGTGGACTGCATTGAGGTACGACCTGCCCGTCACCGACCATCCATGAGCGATGCGCCAAAATGGCGTCAAGGTGATTCGCCCATCGAAATCATTCCTGTCAAATGGACAACACAATGA
- the rsxC gene encoding electron transport complex subunit RsxC: MDNTMSDTKPLDHWRLFGFHGGVQPPEHKWTANQVSCRMAMASELLFPLQRRQVSLTPVVQPGDHVLAGDLLAIDPDNRQAPIVASTSGTIGAMTTAVPPLPKAAPWPAVSLHPDGQDRFRPGDVRTMASILQTERNALIEQIHRAGIIGLGGAGFPAAAKLRASGHVPTVLLNGAECEPFITSDDRLMQENAADILSGGWIIAHITQAERIVVAIEDNKPAAITAMKTVREQLNCPLPIHIVSIPTLYPSGSEKQLIENLTGQQLAAGQLPASLGLVVHNVGTAKAIYDACAHGRPLTERLITLTGDAIAAPGNYWVRLGTPVHFVLKQAGVQEEKLTQIVHGGPMMGWDIVSPNTPVDATTNCLIAASTELFPPPPPEAPCIRCGLCVEMCPAGLLPQELLFLIKTKQYEQAHKWQLDQCIECGACSYVCPSHIPLVAYYRFGKDQWREIQAKNRKAELSRLRHERKLARMARQEAEKKARRQRRAANAARQTDEKKKMVAEAVARVRAKKQAQGSTDKGQD, translated from the coding sequence ATGGACAACACAATGAGTGACACAAAACCACTCGACCACTGGCGCTTGTTTGGCTTTCATGGCGGTGTCCAACCACCCGAGCACAAATGGACAGCCAATCAGGTCAGTTGCCGCATGGCGATGGCTTCGGAACTTCTGTTTCCATTGCAACGGCGGCAGGTCTCGCTTACCCCGGTTGTACAACCAGGTGACCACGTTTTGGCTGGTGACCTTCTGGCGATAGATCCGGACAATCGGCAGGCGCCTATCGTGGCATCAACATCCGGCACAATTGGCGCAATGACAACCGCTGTGCCACCATTACCCAAAGCAGCGCCATGGCCTGCAGTGAGTTTGCATCCAGATGGCCAAGACCGATTCCGTCCTGGTGATGTCCGGACGATGGCATCGATTCTACAAACGGAACGAAACGCCTTGATCGAACAAATTCACCGAGCAGGCATCATCGGATTGGGAGGCGCTGGCTTTCCAGCAGCTGCCAAACTCCGCGCAAGCGGGCATGTCCCCACCGTATTGCTCAATGGCGCCGAGTGTGAGCCTTTTATCACCAGCGACGACCGATTAATGCAGGAAAATGCCGCGGATATCTTGTCTGGCGGGTGGATTATCGCGCATATTACACAAGCGGAACGCATCGTGGTGGCGATTGAAGACAATAAGCCGGCCGCCATCACAGCGATGAAAACGGTACGAGAACAACTCAACTGCCCATTACCGATTCATATTGTCTCCATCCCGACATTGTACCCGTCTGGTAGCGAGAAACAGTTAATTGAAAATCTCACCGGCCAACAATTGGCCGCAGGCCAGCTACCTGCTTCACTTGGTTTGGTGGTCCACAACGTTGGCACGGCCAAGGCCATTTATGATGCCTGTGCGCACGGCCGCCCCCTTACCGAGCGACTCATCACCCTCACTGGCGACGCCATTGCCGCTCCCGGCAACTATTGGGTGCGACTGGGTACGCCAGTTCATTTTGTACTTAAGCAGGCGGGCGTTCAGGAAGAAAAGCTGACTCAAATTGTCCACGGTGGGCCGATGATGGGCTGGGACATCGTATCCCCCAATACGCCTGTGGATGCGACAACCAACTGTCTCATCGCCGCATCCACTGAACTGTTCCCGCCCCCACCGCCGGAAGCACCTTGCATCCGCTGTGGTTTGTGTGTCGAAATGTGCCCGGCAGGACTGCTGCCACAGGAGCTTCTGTTCCTCATCAAAACAAAACAATACGAACAAGCCCACAAATGGCAGCTAGATCAATGTATTGAATGTGGCGCCTGCAGCTATGTCTGCCCAAGCCATATCCCACTCGTTGCCTATTATCGTTTTGGAAAAGATCAGTGGCGAGAGATACAAGCGAAAAATCGAAAAGCTGAGCTATCAAGGCTACGGCACGAGCGGAAACTTGCTCGAATGGCCCGGCAAGAAGCGGAGAAAAAAGCGCGCAGACAGCGACGCGCGGCCAACGCCGCTCGTCAGACAGATGAGAAGAAGAAAATGGTTGCCGAGGCCGTGGCGCGCGTCCGTGCCAAGAAGCAAGCACAAGGGTCAACTGACAAAGGACAGGACTAA
- the rsxD gene encoding electron transport complex subunit RsxD, protein MKLFKTPAPHVFGDLSITQVMLTVAIALLPGALIQIFFFGWGTLLNVVQAVLWALLGEAMVLRLRNQPYQQRLMDGSAFVTGLLLGLALPPLVPWWVVCIATLFAIVVVKHLYGGLGSNPFNPAMAGYVLVLVAFPLSMSQWLPIQDLMPHHLGLLDALSVILNGHTLSGVDRVGLRLGVDGFTLATPLDTVKTDLSAGYMIREILTKPVFADGLGRGWTWVNVGYLVGGLILLWRRIIQWYVPAGMLVSLTLISLFFYIYSPDQFASPLFHLFSGATMLGAFFIATDPVSCASTPSGRVIFGIGVGILTYLIRTWGGYPDGVAFAVLLMNLAAPTLDHYTRPRAYGEMSTGG, encoded by the coding sequence ATGAAGCTGTTCAAAACACCTGCGCCCCATGTTTTTGGCGATCTGTCTATCACCCAGGTGATGCTCACCGTGGCGATTGCGTTGTTGCCTGGTGCCCTTATCCAAATATTCTTCTTTGGCTGGGGCACGCTATTGAATGTGGTCCAGGCGGTGCTGTGGGCACTGCTTGGTGAAGCCATGGTTTTGCGACTTCGCAACCAACCATACCAGCAACGACTGATGGATGGCTCAGCATTTGTCACAGGATTGCTGCTTGGTTTGGCGTTACCGCCACTTGTTCCATGGTGGGTTGTCTGTATTGCCACCTTATTTGCCATCGTTGTCGTCAAACACTTATACGGCGGCCTGGGCAGCAATCCCTTTAACCCGGCCATGGCAGGCTATGTGCTCGTTTTGGTGGCCTTTCCCTTGTCCATGAGTCAATGGTTACCGATTCAGGATCTCATGCCCCATCATCTAGGATTACTTGACGCATTGTCTGTTATCTTGAATGGACACACATTGTCAGGCGTCGATCGTGTCGGACTGCGCTTAGGCGTGGATGGCTTTACGCTTGCCACACCGCTTGATACGGTGAAAACCGACCTCAGTGCCGGATACATGATTCGTGAAATTTTAACTAAACCGGTGTTCGCTGATGGCCTCGGTCGAGGCTGGACATGGGTCAATGTTGGGTATTTGGTTGGCGGACTCATCCTGCTGTGGCGTCGTATCATCCAATGGTATGTCCCGGCGGGCATGCTGGTCAGTCTGACGCTGATATCGCTATTTTTCTATATTTACTCACCGGACCAGTTCGCTTCCCCATTGTTTCACTTATTCAGTGGCGCCACCATGCTGGGGGCTTTCTTTATTGCCACTGACCCCGTCAGTTGCGCCAGCACGCCCTCTGGTCGAGTGATTTTTGGCATAGGCGTTGGGATTTTGACGTACCTCATACGCACATGGGGCGGCTACCCGGATGGTGTTGCCTTCGCGGTGCTACTGATGAATCTGGCCGCCCCGACACTGGATCACTATACCCGGCCACGCGCGTACGGCGAGATGAGCACTGGAGGTTAG
- the rsxG gene encoding electron transport complex subunit RsxG → MWTTIYKNALILAIFAIISAGAVGVIHHLTKARIQNEKEQALYRVIHRLLPPSDYDNELYHDCTLVTAPEWLGTQAPVRAFRARRQGKPVALLLQSVAPNGYNGAIELLVAISRDGVEGVEVLSHQETPGLGDQIESRKSHWLKQFKGKSLATTPLEQWKVKKDGGVFDALTGATITPRAVVQAVSKTLTYGQTHWSKLFTTPANCHGGTR, encoded by the coding sequence ATGTGGACAACCATCTATAAAAATGCACTTATCCTAGCCATTTTTGCCATCATCAGCGCAGGTGCCGTTGGCGTGATTCATCATTTGACCAAAGCGCGAATTCAAAATGAAAAGGAACAAGCCCTTTACCGGGTAATCCATCGCCTGCTCCCACCGAGCGATTACGACAACGAGCTTTATCATGACTGCACGCTCGTCACAGCGCCAGAATGGCTTGGAACACAAGCGCCCGTCCGAGCATTTCGTGCGCGCAGACAAGGGAAGCCTGTGGCATTATTACTGCAATCGGTTGCCCCGAATGGCTACAATGGGGCTATCGAATTGTTGGTGGCGATCAGCCGAGACGGCGTTGAAGGTGTTGAAGTGCTAAGCCATCAGGAAACACCGGGGCTGGGTGACCAAATTGAATCACGCAAAAGCCATTGGCTGAAACAGTTCAAAGGAAAAAGCTTGGCAACAACTCCGCTTGAGCAGTGGAAAGTGAAAAAAGATGGAGGCGTTTTCGATGCGTTGACGGGGGCGACCATCACACCACGCGCTGTTGTGCAAGCTGTGAGCAAAACACTGACTTACGGCCAGACCCATTGGTCCAAATTATTTACAACACCTGCGAACTGTCACGGAGGCACACGATGA
- a CDS encoding electron transport complex subunit E has translation MNQPTMRSIFHDGLWHNNPALVQVLGLCPTLAVTGTFVNGLVMGIATLLVLLGTNLTVSALRRQIPHEIRIPIYVILIASLVTNVQLLMNAYIYELYMILGIFIPLIVTNCIIIGRAEAFASRHPVPLAITDAIAQGLGFTVVLSVLGGIREVIGQGTLFSGFDLLFGPMAANWTIHLFNFDEHFLLALLPPGAFFGLGGLIALKNLIQSRRRIVAETEPAVEAAKA, from the coding sequence ATGAATCAGCCGACGATGCGTTCCATTTTCCACGACGGCCTGTGGCACAACAACCCGGCGTTGGTGCAAGTGCTTGGCCTTTGCCCAACGCTTGCAGTGACAGGGACTTTTGTCAATGGTTTGGTCATGGGCATCGCCACTCTGCTCGTGCTGCTGGGCACAAACCTGACAGTGAGTGCCTTGCGACGCCAGATCCCACATGAGATCCGTATTCCGATCTACGTCATTTTGATTGCCAGCTTGGTGACCAACGTACAACTTTTGATGAATGCCTACATCTACGAGTTGTACATGATCCTCGGCATTTTCATTCCCCTGATTGTGACCAATTGCATCATTATTGGCCGCGCGGAAGCCTTTGCCTCACGACACCCAGTACCGCTCGCCATCACCGATGCCATTGCACAAGGACTTGGTTTCACCGTGGTTCTAAGCGTACTCGGCGGCATTCGCGAAGTCATCGGGCAAGGCACCCTATTTAGCGGGTTTGATCTTTTGTTTGGCCCGATGGCCGCCAACTGGACGATCCACCTTTTCAATTTTGATGAACATTTTCTTTTGGCTTTGCTACCACCAGGCGCCTTTTTTGGGCTAGGCGGTCTCATTGCGCTCAAAAACCTGATACAGAGCAGACGTCGTATCGTCGCCGAAACAGAACCTGCCGTGGAGGCTGCGAAAGCGTGA
- the nth gene encoding endonuclease III: MNQKQRTMIFERLKAANPKPTTELNYSTPFELLIAVILSAQSTDVGVNKCTAKLFPVANTPESILKLGVDGLKNYIKTLGLYNSKAENIIKTCRILVEKYNGEVPQTREALEALPGVGRKTANVVLNTAFGHETIAVDTHIFRVANRTGLAPGKNVREVEEKLLKVVPKPYRKDAHHWLILHGRYTCTARKPKCGSCLIEDLCEYPNKTEIDA, translated from the coding sequence GTGAACCAAAAGCAGCGAACAATGATTTTCGAACGGCTGAAAGCCGCAAATCCCAAACCGACCACAGAGTTGAATTACAGCACACCTTTTGAATTGCTGATTGCGGTCATTTTGTCGGCGCAATCGACAGATGTTGGTGTCAACAAGTGTACGGCCAAGCTTTTTCCGGTTGCCAATACGCCAGAAAGTATTCTGAAATTAGGTGTGGACGGGTTAAAAAACTATATCAAAACGCTCGGTCTTTATAACAGCAAAGCCGAAAACATCATTAAAACTTGTCGAATTCTGGTCGAGAAATATAACGGCGAGGTGCCCCAAACCCGGGAGGCCCTTGAGGCCCTGCCGGGCGTGGGCCGCAAAACCGCCAATGTTGTGCTGAACACAGCTTTTGGGCACGAGACCATTGCCGTCGACACACACATATTTCGTGTCGCCAATCGAACCGGCCTTGCCCCTGGCAAAAATGTCAGGGAGGTCGAGGAGAAGTTGCTGAAAGTGGTGCCTAAGCCCTACCGCAAAGATGCCCATCATTGGCTTATCTTGCACGGCCGCTATACCTGTACAGCAAGAAAACCAAAATGCGGCAGTTGCCTGATTGAAGACTTATGTGAATATCCCAACAAAACGGAAATTGACGCATGA
- a CDS encoding DUF1841 family protein: protein MFGQDRAQLRQFWLQTFQKMQRNAPLSPLESQIAEVIDMHPEYHQFLSQPETAQEREFLPELGETNPFLHMGLHLGLREQLSTNRPAGLRPLFDKLCQHCGDRHAAEHIAMDCLAECLWKAQRAGTPPQDNDYLACLRRRLNQNA, encoded by the coding sequence ATATTTGGGCAAGACAGAGCACAACTTAGGCAATTTTGGCTGCAAACATTTCAAAAAATGCAGCGAAATGCGCCGCTGTCACCATTGGAGTCACAAATTGCCGAAGTGATTGACATGCATCCCGAATATCACCAATTCCTCAGCCAACCAGAAACCGCACAGGAGCGAGAGTTTTTGCCTGAGCTCGGTGAAACCAATCCTTTTTTGCATATGGGCCTGCACCTTGGCTTGCGCGAACAGTTATCGACCAATCGGCCGGCAGGCCTCCGACCTTTATTCGATAAACTGTGCCAGCATTGTGGCGATCGACATGCTGCAGAACATATCGCCATGGACTGTCTCGCAGAATGTCTATGGAAGGCCCAGCGCGCCGGCACACCACCGCAGGACAACGACTACTTGGCATGCCTGCGGCGGCGACTGAATCAAAACGCTTAA
- the pepB gene encoding aminopeptidase PepB — MIETLCIRLENVASDKPMPLLMPCEDGFIITQTAERAIQKAARSLANLGIRRVSLLGEGWSLMRQWHFYLGFWTPRHGADIAFPTLSSAEERKREDWIQAVQWTRRMINMSAEDMTPEALAEEAINFIRSYSASVSAKVIKGEALAEAGYVGLWSVGRGSERPPVLLTLDYNPKNTEQVDVALVGKGITFDSGGYSIKSSQGMLTMRMDMGGAATVTGALGLAIAQGLQKRVRLILCCAENLISGRAYKLGDILTYRNGQTVEIVNTDAEGRLVLADGLIDASQSGAPLIVDAATLTGAAVTAVGTDYNAVFALDQSVRDKFLQTAEATGELHWPLPLAEFHRDACPSTFADTMNSRPVKGGGPAGASNAAGFLSRFVRDNGKGWLHIDLAACDAPSGSPLWPEGGTGHGVRTIAEFLLTGTRD; from the coding sequence ATGATAGAGACCCTATGCATAAGACTTGAAAATGTGGCATCAGACAAGCCAATGCCTTTGCTGATGCCGTGTGAAGATGGATTTATCATTACGCAAACCGCAGAACGCGCCATTCAGAAGGCAGCGCGCTCATTAGCAAACCTGGGCATCCGTCGAGTTTCGCTGCTTGGCGAGGGGTGGTCATTGATGAGGCAGTGGCATTTTTACTTGGGTTTTTGGACGCCACGCCACGGGGCGGATATTGCCTTTCCCACACTTTCTTCGGCAGAAGAACGAAAGCGAGAAGACTGGATTCAAGCGGTGCAGTGGACTCGCCGCATGATTAATATGAGCGCTGAAGACATGACGCCAGAAGCGTTGGCAGAAGAGGCGATCAACTTTATTCGTTCATACAGCGCTTCGGTGAGTGCCAAAGTGATTAAAGGCGAAGCCTTGGCCGAAGCCGGCTATGTCGGTCTTTGGAGTGTGGGGCGCGGGAGCGAACGACCGCCTGTCCTGTTGACGCTCGATTACAATCCAAAGAACACTGAGCAAGTCGATGTGGCGCTGGTTGGCAAGGGTATTACGTTTGACAGTGGTGGCTACAGCATTAAGAGCAGTCAAGGTATGCTGACCATGCGCATGGATATGGGCGGTGCCGCGACGGTTACCGGTGCATTGGGATTGGCGATTGCTCAAGGTTTGCAAAAGCGTGTCAGGCTCATTCTTTGTTGCGCTGAAAATTTGATATCAGGTCGGGCATACAAACTTGGCGACATTTTGACCTATCGAAATGGCCAAACCGTTGAGATTGTGAACACCGATGCGGAAGGACGCTTAGTGCTTGCCGATGGATTGATTGATGCGAGTCAAAGCGGTGCGCCACTCATTGTCGATGCGGCGACCTTGACCGGTGCCGCGGTGACCGCGGTGGGGACTGATTACAATGCCGTGTTTGCGCTGGACCAATCGGTGCGAGACAAATTTTTGCAAACGGCTGAGGCGACCGGCGAACTGCATTGGCCGCTGCCCTTAGCAGAGTTTCATCGGGATGCCTGCCCAAGTACTTTTGCCGACACTATGAACAGTCGACCAGTCAAGGGTGGAGGGCCGGCTGGGGCCAGTAATGCGGCTGGTTTTTTATCACGTTTTGTGCGAGATAACGGCAAGGGGTGGTTGCATATTGATCTCGCCGCCTGTGATGCGCCGAGCGGTTCGCCCCTTTGGCCAGAAGGTGGAACCGGCCATGGTGTCAGAACGATCGCCGAGTTTCTATTGACCGGAACGCGTGATTAA
- a CDS encoding Rieske (2Fe-2S) protein, producing MTPVCSVFDIPEGEARTFDFPNESNRTFFILHWGDRFYAYLNRCPHTGIALEHQENQFLSWDKGHIQCAMHGALFNIGNGRCIWGPCRGQSLQSLPLQIVDDQIFVDLTT from the coding sequence ATGACACCGGTGTGTTCTGTTTTTGATATTCCCGAGGGCGAAGCGCGCACGTTTGACTTTCCAAATGAGTCAAACAGAACCTTTTTTATCCTGCATTGGGGCGATCGTTTCTATGCTTACCTCAATCGTTGCCCGCACACCGGCATTGCTCTGGAGCATCAGGAAAACCAGTTTCTCAGTTGGGACAAGGGCCACATTCAATGTGCCATGCACGGCGCCCTGTTTAACATTGGCAACGGCCGCTGTATTTGGGGACCTTGCCGAGGTCAATCTTTGCAATCATTGCCATTACAAATTGTAGATGATCAAATTTTTGTTGACTTAACGACATGA
- the sfsA gene encoding DNA/RNA nuclease SfsA — protein MKYPAPLQSGRLLRRYKRFFADVELDSGEVVTAHCPNTGALTGLTSPGLRVWLSYQNNPKRKLQWTWEQVETPGGFRVGVHTHRANQLIEEALNDGPLARKFPGTLHREVKLGESRIDFLIEGEQKWLIEVKSVTLGPLYPPPGLGYFPDAKSVRATKHLQSLIQHQQKGHQSVLIFCVQHSGIRMVAPAAHIDPDYAQWLTKAHAQGVQLIALGCELDEAHICASHQLPVTLVADPDHNAFVSR, from the coding sequence ATGAAATACCCAGCGCCTTTACAATCAGGTCGCCTGCTTCGCCGATATAAGCGGTTTTTCGCTGATGTCGAGCTTGATTCCGGCGAGGTCGTGACGGCCCACTGTCCAAATACGGGGGCCCTGACCGGCCTCACGTCGCCCGGACTTCGTGTGTGGCTGTCCTATCAAAACAATCCGAAACGCAAATTGCAGTGGACTTGGGAGCAAGTGGAAACCCCGGGTGGCTTTCGAGTTGGTGTTCACACACACCGAGCCAATCAGCTCATCGAAGAGGCCCTCAACGATGGACCACTGGCCAGAAAATTTCCTGGCACGTTACACAGAGAAGTCAAACTCGGCGAGAGTCGAATCGATTTTCTGATTGAAGGCGAACAAAAATGGCTTATCGAAGTCAAAAGTGTGACGCTCGGCCCACTGTATCCACCACCGGGGCTTGGCTATTTCCCGGACGCAAAAAGTGTCAGAGCCACCAAACACTTACAATCGCTCATTCAGCACCAGCAAAAAGGCCATCAGAGTGTTTTGATTTTCTGTGTCCAACATAGCGGCATCCGTATGGTGGCGCCAGCGGCACACATCGACCCTGACTATGCCCAATGGCTCACCAAAGCTCATGCCCAGGGCGTTCAACTTATCGCGCTGGGTTGCGAACTCGACGAAGCACACATCTGCGCATCCCATCAATTGCCTGTAACACTGGTTGCCGACCCCGACCACAACGCATTTGTATCAAGGTGA
- the dksA gene encoding RNA polymerase-binding protein DksA, translating into MPAKKATTTLSMLGFEPYKESKGEEYMNEKQLAHFRAVLEKWKQQLMEEVDSTINHMKDAVNYADPADRASQEEEFSLELRTRDRERKLLRKIHKALEKIDSGDYGYCETCGEEIGIRRLEARPTAELCIDCKTLAEIKEKQFGT; encoded by the coding sequence ATGCCAGCCAAGAAAGCAACAACCACGTTGAGCATGCTTGGATTCGAGCCCTACAAGGAATCAAAGGGCGAGGAATACATGAATGAAAAGCAATTGGCACATTTTCGTGCGGTGCTCGAAAAGTGGAAGCAGCAACTGATGGAAGAGGTGGACTCCACCATCAACCACATGAAAGACGCGGTCAATTATGCGGATCCTGCCGATCGCGCCTCACAGGAGGAAGAATTCTCGCTGGAGTTGCGCACTCGGGACCGCGAACGCAAGTTATTGCGGAAAATCCACAAAGCGCTTGAAAAAATCGATTCGGGCGACTATGGCTATTGCGAAACCTGTGGTGAAGAAATCGGCATTCGTCGCCTTGAAGCGCGACCAACCGCTGAACTGTGTATCGATTGCAAAACGCTTGCTGAAATTAAAGAAAAACAATTTGGCACCTGA
- a CDS encoding tRNA glutamyl-Q(34) synthetase GluQRS, whose translation MTSYIGRFAPSPSGPLHFGSLVAALGSYLDARAHGGKWLLRIEDIDPPREVVGARDIICRQLEALGLHWDGEITRQSERDEYYQAALATLKAKKLLYACDCTRKQIKARGRHYDGHCRERALPFRDGFALRFLNRSPSRQMFDRLFGHRQWPQSALESDCILRRRDGLWAYQLAVVVDDIQQGITHVVRGADLLSSTPVQIDLHQALDHQPPCWLHLPLAVSKPGRKLSKQNHAPAIDTAHPQKTLVRALKFLGQPTNEAMLTASVNELLAYAVSQWRPEKIPKTQEICEPEQQ comes from the coding sequence ATGACAAGCTATATCGGCCGATTTGCCCCCTCACCGTCTGGCCCATTACATTTTGGCTCGCTTGTGGCTGCCCTTGGCAGCTATCTGGATGCCCGTGCTCATGGCGGCAAATGGCTTTTGCGCATTGAAGACATCGATCCGCCGCGGGAAGTCGTGGGGGCGCGAGACATTATCTGTCGCCAATTAGAAGCACTTGGCTTACACTGGGATGGCGAAATCACTCGCCAAAGTGAACGTGACGAATATTATCAGGCGGCGCTAGCCACACTGAAAGCCAAAAAGCTGCTATACGCATGTGATTGCACGCGCAAACAAATCAAGGCGCGTGGTCGTCACTATGACGGACACTGCCGTGAGCGAGCATTGCCATTTCGCGACGGGTTCGCCCTCCGGTTTCTCAATCGTTCGCCAAGTCGGCAAATGTTCGATCGACTTTTTGGCCATCGACAATGGCCACAATCAGCTTTGGAGTCAGACTGCATCCTGCGCCGCCGCGACGGGCTTTGGGCCTACCAACTTGCCGTCGTGGTTGACGACATTCAACAAGGGATCACACATGTTGTACGGGGGGCAGATCTGTTGTCATCAACCCCCGTGCAAATCGATTTACACCAGGCGCTGGACCATCAACCACCATGCTGGCTTCATTTGCCGCTGGCAGTATCGAAGCCCGGGCGGAAACTCTCGAAACAGAATCACGCCCCCGCCATTGATACGGCACACCCACAAAAAACCCTCGTACGCGCGCTCAAGTTTCTAGGTCAGCCCACCAACGAAGCCATGTTGACCGCATCAGTCAATGAACTGCTCGCCTATGCGGTCAGCCAATGGCGCCCGGAAAAAATCCCCAAAACACAGGAAATTTGCGAGCCGGAGCAACAATGA